Genomic DNA from Orcinus orca chromosome 6, mOrcOrc1.1, whole genome shotgun sequence:
tgctccgcaacgggagaggccgcagcagtgagaggcccgcgtaccgcaaaaaaaaaaaaaaaaaaaaatgggcaaaggacttaactAGACATTTCTTCacagatgatatacaaatggccaacaagcatacgggaagatgctcaacatcattaatcataagagaaatgcaaattaaaaccacagtgagttatcacctcatacCAATTTGACGGTTACTattgcaaaacagaaaataatgtgtTGGTGAGGAGGTGGAAAATTGCAATCCATGTACACTGTTGTGAGATTGTAAAAATTGTGCATctgttgtggaaaacagtatggtggctcctcaaaatattaaaaactagaaataccatatgatccagcaatcctgctactgggtatatatccaaaagaattaaaaacgaGGTCTCAAGGAGATATtagtacacccatgttcatagcaatatTCATCATAGCCAAGAAGTGGAAGAAGCCCAAGTGTCCATTCATGCATGAATAGATAAACTAAATGTTTTAtacacatgcaatggaatattattcagcctgaaaaaagaatgaaattctgacacatgttacaacatggatgaacctcaaaaacctgtgctatgtgaaataagccaaaAACAATTTTTGTATGATTCGGGACATACGTTCCCAGGCAGCAGCAGCTCCTGCAAGGTCTCACCTCAGTGCCTGGAGAATGCCTCTGTATTCCAAGGCACAAAGCCACACTTTCTCCGGATCTTTCTTTGACTCTTTACATTACAGGacccatttttctttccattgttttGGAGGATGGCATGAACTTTAACTGAAGGCTTGTCTGTGATTGTCATATTACTTCTGATCTTGTTTGTGTCTTCCACTGACCTGGACCTCATTGAGGACAGGGATTAAGACTTTCTTCTGTGACTCTCTAGGGACCTGATGGTGCTGTCCAATTTAGTAGTCACTAGGTCCATGtgactactgagcacttgaaatatggccaCTCTGAATAGTGAGTGATGTAAGGGAGAAATAATCCCTGTATTCTAAGACATACTttgaaaaatgaatgtaaaatattcGACTGTTTTATGTTTATTACATCTTTAAGTgatattattttgaatatattgattaaaatgcattattaaaattaatttgagcTGTTTCCTTCTGCTCTTTTAACGTGGCTCctataatatttgaattttttattgacTTGTAATATATTTATGCTGCATTGTTAGTCAAGGGTATATAGTAGATGCAGAATTGATGAACTGGCTGATGCCAGGTAAAATGAATTTCCCCATTTGGATTCTGTTGATGGCCAAAAGAGGAGTCTCCCAGTCACCACTGCCAGCCCCTGGGAATCCTGTGGGGATTCATTTACCagattttctctcccttcccaggaTACCATGTATCAGAAGGTGGAGAAAACTGTATATCCTGTACAAATGGAGTGGACTTTACTAATCACTGGAATATGCTCCCTTCCTGCTTACCATGTACAATCTGTAAATCAGGTACAGAACATGGGGACCCATAACAAGTGCAGGCATGATGAGGTGGGAATGGTATCCAACATGGAATCAGGACATCTGGATTCCAATTCCAGTCCTTCTTGGTCTTCATCATACCCTGTTTTATGATTATGTCTTAGGTCAatacaaaaaatagaaattatttttataatgcatGCCACATAGTATGTAAATCTTTTAAATCATCAGATGAAAGTGGTGGGAAAGTAATCTGTCCTTtgatgggggagagggatgggatATGTATAGTTACAGCATAAGAAAAGGCCTGGCCAAGTGGAAAAGTGCTAGGTTTGAGCTTTGACGTGGGTCTAGTCCTGGGCCAGGCCCCTCTTAGCCCTGTGCTCTGTGCTCCTGGCAGAGACTTGGCCTCTCTCAGCCTTTACAACTTAGGGCCCCTCTACCTCTCCAGCAGGGCTAGGTTTTGGGAAGTCACCCAAGGGTTCCTCTCCATCCAGGGTCTCTCAGATTATACCTGGCCCTTCCTACTGACCCTGTGAGCTATAAGATTTCCCTCCTTGTCCTAATGCATTAAATAATGAATCATGGTCCTTTTCTCACACCTCTGAGTATTGGTGACAGGTGAACAGGGGCTGTCCTTTATGTGCCCCACATGTGTTGCTGCAGAATTTGACCCCCAAAGCTACAGTGAACTGAGGAGAGCTGAGTGGGTGGGTGTTTGGTTGGTGAAGAAGGGCCGAGGGTCACGCAAGGGAAACACATCCCCAAACCTTATCCTTTGTCTTCAGGTGAAGAAGAGAGGACCCCTTGCACGGCGACTAAGGACACACAGTGTCAGTGCAAACCTGGAACTTTCCATGAAGAAGACTCACCTGAGTTCTGCCAGAAGTGCAGCACTGGGTGAGACGTGGGAGCCTAGGTGGTTCCCAACAGTTCAAGGGAAACACTACAGAGCCTCGCTTCCGCCCCAGGGAAGCTTCCGTCCCTGTGCTGGTGGGGTCTCCTGAGCCTGCAGCAGCCCCTCCCCATCCATCTGCATGTCCCTGCACTGCCCCCTGCATCTTCCCACACCTCCTTAGCACCGCTTCCCTTTGGCCAGGTCGGCTTTTCTATTGGACACAATAGGCCACTGATTAGATCCATGATGCAGTcaacagaagttttaatttctttaaaaaaaagatatcaagaggggaaaaaatgagtaGAATGCAGCTGGGCTTATATTCATCTTTATAACAATTCAGTCATAATATGgaatctttaatattttttatgcaGGAAAGGGCCCATGAATACAAAAGTGCCCACAGCCAAGTCATAATAAGATTGAGCATGTAGCTCCTTCAAGGTTCCTTTAAAGCCCTGAGCCAACTCAGCTGACCTCACATCCAGCCCTCATTCCCCCAATAAGAGGGAATGAATCTTTCCTATTTGGGGATGTAGGGGCCAATAGTAATTTGCTCTCCTCTGACGCTCCAGTGCTGGCTGCGATTGGTAGGAAGAGTCAACAGGTGGAGGACAAGAGGATCCTTGTATTAAAGCTTGACTGGAGGATGAGGCTTGGCTTGTGCCCAAACCCTTCTGACCCTTGACTTGGATGAGATGCCCCCTCACACAGGCTTCCCCTGCAGCCCAGGGAGGCCAGTGCAGGCCTTGCAGAGAAGGCCCAGCTCCTGAAGGGGCAGCTCTGAACACTCAGCAGGAGCCCTGGGGGCTGGAGTGCACAAGCCCAGATCCTTCTCCCACCCAGCAAGGGGCAGTGAGGGGACCCAGCCCTGCAGACAGGAGAAGCCCGTCCCTCCTGCACTGTCTTGTCAGGGTACCCCAGGTGGgagttttctccctctttctcctcatCTGGCCAGCTTTCCCTGACGGATCCCCTCCATGTCCTCCCTGTGTCTGTACCCAGGTGCCCTGATGGGATGGTTGTGGCCAAGCCCTGTAACCCCTTCAGTGACCTCAAATGTGTGGACCAAAAATCAGGTACCCAGGCCAGTGGGGAGGCCCCGGTTCCTGGAAAGACAGTGACCATGAGCCGGAGACTGCCCAccactccctcttcctcctcagacACTTCACAGCTGGTGATCACAGTTGTAGCTGTAATTACACCTGTCTGTCTCCTGCTGCTGGTGCCGATCGCATGTGTTTTCTGGCGGTTCTGCATTCAAGGTGAGGttctgggagggaagggggaggtgctggccccctcctccatctccccagTCCTCCTGGCTTGGCTCTGATCTTGTTCCCCGGgatccccctccacctcccacctcacCTGCTCCTACGAAGCCGGGATCGCATGAGTCCCCCATCTCAGCTGACGGTCCCCTCTTCCCCCTGGCCAAGTATGGTGGGCAGGGAGCAGGGTCAGTTCTTAATGTCTTTAGGACCCCCAGCCAGGGCAGAGAGGTGGTCAGCACCTTGACTGGGTGACAAGAGTCAGGGGAGAGGGTCGTTCAGCAGAACCCCACAGAGATTTTACATGGGTTtcattttcccccttctcttctccctccccgaGGGTTCTCCAGGTTTGGAATGGCCCGCTCCCTCTCACCAGGCCCGGGGCTCCTTGTTCAGTGTCTGAGCCCCCAGCCCACACCCTGTCCCTGGCACTGTCCCTGGGGAGGGAGGTGCTGCAAGAGGGCGTTCCCCACGGCTCAGGCGGATGCCTCTTCTCTTCTAGGTCATGGTGTGGACCCTAAGTGCATGGACAGGGTGAGTTGGTTTCTCCAGGACCTGGTGGCATCAGGCCCTCAGTAACTGTTTGGCCCTGGGTGGACACGGTCCCCAGTTTGTCCTATGCTGTTGTCCCTGGCTCTCTCAAGTGGCCTGAGGGCTCTGGGCTGACAGTAGGAGAGCAACTGGCCTGTTGAGAGCAGCTCTAAGGCTGGTTGGCAGTGCTAGCCCTGTCCCTCTTCCTGCTTGTGAGACGCCCTCACCCCATAACCCTGGATGCACCCTGGGGTATGGGGGGGTGTCAGGCAAGGGTGCTGAACCCCCCTTAGCACAGCACTAGGGTCCTGGTGCCATCAGCAGAACCCTGGATGTGTTGAGTCTGTGCCCACCTCGGGGGGGACAAACGGGAGTAGGTAAGGAGGCAGAGCCCACCATGTTCCCCCAGATGCTGCAGGGATCTGTGGGTATGGACTCCTGAATCAGCTCCTTGCCTTCCCAAGGTCTTTTTCTGCTGCTCCTGTCCCCCAAGAGGTCCTGGGGCTCTGGACAATGCCCATAACAACATGCTGATCAACAGAGATTTGCTGTCCATTCTGGTGCCcaagaaggacctagaagaccaGGAGCAGGACAAGCTGACAGGTGTCATGGTACAGTCTCCAGTGGAAGCAAAGCATTTACTGGTGAGTGTGTGGTGAGCTTTCTTCTTGCCCAGGACTGAAGTagaaacagagaaagaccaatGTTGGTCAGGTCTCCTGTCCCATGGGGAAGTGGTGATAGAGGGATATCAGGGTCCTGAAGGGGAAAGGAACCTGCTACCCTGATATGGTAGACTGTCAGCTCTATGCAATATTGTGCTGTTTATTATCTGTCCAGTTCTCACTGTTTCCTCAGTCTAGAACAAGGAGGCACAGAGTGGGCACTcccatatttgttgaatgattgaatgagGGCTGCATACTATTCCACTGCATAGTTGTAAAATAATATAGTAAGCCATTCCTCCTAATAATAGGAATATCAAATTTGTTACAAAATTATTATTACACTgaacatacatgaaaataaatcttagtcctgggcttccctggtggcgcagtggttgagagtccgcctgccgatgcaggggataccggttcgtgccccggtccgggaggatcccgcatgccacggagcagctgggcccgtgagccatggccgctgggcctgcgcgtccggagcctgtgctccgcaatgggagaggccacaacagtgagaggcccgcataccgcaaaaaaataaataaataaaaaataaatcttagtcCTGATAGCTGATCATATTTGTATAGTGGCTTCTTAGAAGAAGTAGAATTTTGGGGTCAACTTGTAGAAGTGCTTTTCTACTgtctacacacacatgcacatccaGTTTGGGTTCATATCTGTTCATCAGTTTTGACAGTGAGTAGTCAACCTGTGCAAACATTTCTCATTCTTCATAAGGCTGGAAAGTCATTCCCCACAACATAAGAtgaaattctttaatttcttagagtttttaaatttaatgatgaTTTTTAGCATTTAACAATTTTAGCtaactggaatttattttgtgatATGATATGATGTGAGGAGCTCCCTGAATTCTGAGTCACTGTCTCCTTCCTATAACCCTATTTAGCAACTGCTTCTCCCACTTCCCTCTGTTTTAGGCCTCTCCTTTATCACATGTGAAATATTTATACGGACAATGATCTCTTTCCATCTAGAGTgttctttttggggtttttttcctgcattgacagttgacccttgaacaaagcTGGGGATAGGGACACAGACCCTCCAAAATCCACATGTCTGTGGCTCTGCATCCTCAGGTTCAACCAACTGTGTATCATATAGTACTGTAGTGCATATatagtgaaaaaaatccacatgtacATGGACTTGTGCAGTTCAATcccttgttgttcaagggtcaactat
This window encodes:
- the LOC101271509 gene encoding tumor necrosis factor receptor superfamily member 10B isoform X4; translation: MALQAVTPRRLGQRAPRDSTGQRGQSPPAASGSRAGRPPGPRPRLRGPLALIFVVLGALLSVTAASIMPTGKDGVHQQLAAPQGWRRSFWELCPPGYHVSEGGENCISCTNGVDFTNHWNMLPSCLPCTICKSGEEERTPCTATKDTQCQCKPGTFHEEDSPEFCQKCSTGCPDGMVVAKPCNPFSDLKCVDQKSGTQASGEAPVPGKTVTMSRRLPTTPSSSSDTSQLVITVVAVITPVCLLLLVPIACVFWRFCIQGHGVDPKCMDRVFFCCSCPPRGPGALDNAHNNMLINRDLLSILVPKKDLEDQEQDKLTGVMVQSPVEAKHLLEPTEDEASHTRRRLLVPANGADPTESLRLFFDYFATAVSPNSWDSLMRQLGLTRNEILLAREGVRVPRDALYEMLETWVSNKGRAASVNTLLDALETLGERLAKETIRDHLLGSGKYVYEDGEAGSAVS